TAATTTCACAAACTTCACCCGTGTCTAAATTTGTAATAACGGTGCCAATTGGAATTTTTAAAATTGTGTCTGCGGTATCGGCGCCGTCGTTGTTTTGGCCTTTGCCGTTTTCACCGTTTTTGGTTTTTATTTCTTTTTTGTATCTAAATTGAGCCAAAGCATTTAAATTGGAAATGCCTTCAAAATATATGCTGCCGCCCTTACCGCCATCGCCACCCACCGGCCCCAAGCTTTTCATATTTTTATTAAAAGCTACAGCGCCCCTACCGCCGTTACCTGCCTCTATTCTAATTTTTACATCGTCTATTAACATTTTCTTAAACTAAATCGTAAAAATCATCACTTCGAGCAGCATTATGGAGAAGACTATTTATATAATAGAGAGGCTCCATATCGTCTGCGAGGGGTGATGGTTTGAGAAGCCGAAGTCATTAATCTATAAAAGTTAAAGCTTTGCCCATTTTGTCGCCGCGTCCTGTTCGGCCAATTCGGTGTATATAGTCTTCGTAGGTATTAGGCAAATCGAAGTTAATAACGTGCGAAACATTGGGAATGTCTAGGCCTCGAGCCGCTACGTCTGTAGCCACTAACACCTGTACGCGATTATTTTTAAAAGCGGTAAGTGCGCGTTGTCGGCCGGAATGGTTTTTATCGCCATGAATGGCGTCGGCTTTAAAGCCCCGATCAACCAAGGCTCTAGAAAGTTTTTCTACACCGTGTTTGGTTCGGCCAAAAACTAGAACTTTATTAAATTCTTTTTGAATAAGAAGTTCGTGTAAAGTTTCTATTTTATTTTTACCTCCGCCAACTTTTACTACGTTTTGATCAACATTGGTGGCAGTGTCTCGGGTTTTTACAGAAACTCTTACAGGAGTTTTTAAAAATTCGTGTATAAGGCGTTCAATTTCTGGCGAGATTGTAGCCGAAAAGAAAAGCGTGTGCCTGTCCTTAGGCATACCAGCCATAACGAAACGCATATCGTGTATAAAACCCATATCCAACATTCTATCGGCTTCGTCTAAAACGATGGTTTTAAATTCGTTTAAGCGAATCATTCTGCGTTCTATCAGATCTTTCAATCTACCCGGAGTACCAATAATAAAATGATTACGTAATCTAAGTTCCGAAATTTGTCGGCTAATGCTCATACCGCCAACAGTGCAAACAGAAAACATTTGTAAGCCTTTAACCAAAGACTTAAATTCGGAATCTATTTGAATCGCCAGTTCACGAGTTGGCACAACAATTAAAACTTTGTCGTTGTTATTGGCCATATAAACTTTATTTATTAATGGAATTAAAAACGCAGCGGTTTTACCGGTGCCGGTATTGGCTATACCAACAACGTCCTTGCCTTCCAAAATAAGCGGAATGGTTTGGTCTTGTATCGGTGTTGGTAATTTATAGCCTTTGTTTAATACGTTGCTTTTTAACCTGTGATCAATAACAAAACTCTGAAACTTGTGTTCAGGTATGTATTCTACGCTTGCCGCTATATCTACCGCTTTGCTAATAAACTTAGCTGGGTTTATATATTGACCTATTTGACCGTTGCCTCGTCTATTCGGAGGACGGCTGGTATTATTAAACTTTCTAACAGGAAAAGGCCTTCTAGGGCCTCTATTACTGAAGCTTATCATATAATGCTTGGGCCTCATGAGTTTCCAGACAAAAGCCCTTAAGCTTATATTTTTAGGTATTATTCTGCGTATTTGCAGTAACGCCTCTAAACGTCAAAAACCGATGAGATATTAAATTATTTACCTATTATATACCAAATAGATTTCCGTGTCAACTATACCTGTTTTGTCGTGTAAAATACAGGCTTTTATAGCCCTGCTGTTATATTGACATTACCATATTAATATGCTACTATATAGTACATAGTTCGTTGACATTAAAATAGCTTTTATTTTATCCCGACATGGGCGGCCTTGCCCTACAACGCCTCATAAGAGGAAGTGCACAGAGTGCGCGCGAGTAGACAAGGCAAAAAGCAGTCTGCTCGTTTAAGGATAATATGGATCTACCAATTTTTGCTTCGAGAGACGAGATCATTAAACTCCTCCTCGAGCATCAGGTAGTAATCGTAGTTGGAGAAACGGGTTCTGGAAAAACAACCCAGACTCCTCTCTTTCTCTACGAAGCCGGTTTTGCTAACGGAAAGAAAATCGGTGTAACAGAGCCACGGAAAATCGCTGCAATATCTGTGGCGGCGTTCGTGGCTAAGCAATTGGGAACACAGCTCGGCGATCTTGTTGGCTATCAGATTCGTTTCGATGATATGACAGCCGACAGAACAAAGATCAAGTTCATGACGGATGGTATTTTACTTCGCGAGCTTCAGATCGATCCTGATCTTACCAAATATTCGGTAATCATGATTGACGAGGCCCACGAACGCAGCAAGAATATCGATTTCACGCTAGGGCTTTTAAAGGAAACACTGAAACGGCGTAAGGATTTTAAAGTCGTTGTTGCTTCGGCAACTATCGACCAGAAGAAATTCTCGCGCTATTTCGATAACGCTCCTGTGGTTAATGTTTCGGGAAGAACTTTTCCCGTCGACATTCTCTACGATGAGCGTGACTACGATCCTATGAACGTGATTGATGCTGTGGTGAACAAAGTGGGTTCCATTCACTGTTCGGGTGGTCACGGAGATATTTTAGTTTTTATGACCGGTGAAGATGAAA
The nucleotide sequence above comes from bacterium. Encoded proteins:
- a CDS encoding DEAD/DEAH box helicase, translated to MISFSNRGPRRPFPVRKFNNTSRPPNRRGNGQIGQYINPAKFISKAVDIAASVEYIPEHKFQSFVIDHRLKSNVLNKGYKLPTPIQDQTIPLILEGKDVVGIANTGTGKTAAFLIPLINKVYMANNNDKVLIVVPTRELAIQIDSEFKSLVKGLQMFSVCTVGGMSISRQISELRLRNHFIIGTPGRLKDLIERRMIRLNEFKTIVLDEADRMLDMGFIHDMRFVMAGMPKDRHTLFFSATISPEIERLIHEFLKTPVRVSVKTRDTATNVDQNVVKVGGGKNKIETLHELLIQKEFNKVLVFGRTKHGVEKLSRALVDRGFKADAIHGDKNHSGRQRALTAFKNNRVQVLVATDVAARGLDIPNVSHVINFDLPNTYEDYIHRIGRTGRGDKMGKALTFID